The nucleotide window TCGTGCTTGTTGCGCTACCGAGGTCGGTTTGGGCTTATGATGGCAGTCTGGGGCTCGGCGTGCATCTTGGCTATGGCGCTTCCTTTGACTCAGAGCTCGAAAGTGCGCACGGCTTGGGTTTAGGGATCGATGCCAATTTGGGCTTGAATGACACCTGGTCGCTTTTAGGGCATGCGAGTTTCATGTTGCACCCGGCGAATCAGCAAGTCGGGCGAATGCTTGGTGGAGCCGAACTGGTCTACATGCTTGATGTGTTGAGCTGGGTGCCCTTTTTCGGAGCAGGTGCTTTTGCTCAACTGGATATGGCCAGCGGACAAAGCGATAGCAACGTAGGCGTCAATGGAATTGTCGGGCTCGATTACTTCGTGTCTCGCGAATTGCTTATGGGCCTCGATATCCGGCCGTTTTTAAATCTTTCCAATTTCAATACCGATCCTGCATACCTGACGGTTAATCTACGATTGACCTGGCTGCTTGAGCTTTAACGAGTTTTTGCGAACTCTGCGGGATTGATACATAGATAGGGCTCGAGGCGTTCGAGCGTTTTTTTTCCGATGCCACTTACTTCGTCAAGCTCGCGTATCGATGCAAAGGAGCCGTGTTGAGCGCGAAACGTGTAAATAGCTTGAGCGCGTTTTGGACCAAGGCCCGGTAGCAGCGCGAGCTGCTCGGCGCTTGCAGCGTTTGGATCCAAGCAGCCTTGGCTCGCCATTGTCTCAGTGTTTTGCTGCCCTTTGGCGCAAACATGCTTGCTTGCTCGTGTTGGGATGCTTGGGCATGGTTGATGCGCCAGGCGCTGCCCCAAGCCAAAAGCAATAAGACGCTCAGACAGAAAAACTCGGCGAGATGACCGATGTGTTGCTCTTTCATACGAGCGTTATCGGCCGGTTATGCGGGTGGTTGCGTCGAATTCTTTCCCAGGCCAAAGCCTTGATGAAGCGCGTGCACGGCAAGTTCGGCGTACTTGGAATGAATCAGCACCGAGACTTTGATTTCGCTTGTGCTAATCGCAATGATGTTGATGCTCTCGTCGGCCAAGATGCGAAAAGTTTTCGCTGCGACGCCTGCATGCGAGCGCATGCCCGCGCCTACGATGGAGACTTTAACGACTGCTTCATCCACAACGATTTCGCCGCCGCCGACTGCCCTGGAAACACTCTCGGCAATTTCCTTGGCGCGTTTCACATCGCTCTTGGTGCAGGTGAAAGTTAAGTCGGTGCTGCCTTGAGCCGAGACGTTTTGAATGATCATGTCGACTGAAATGTTTGCCTCGGAAAGAGGTTCAAACACCGAGGCCACAATGCCGGGATGATCGGGCACTGCACGGATGGTGAGTTTGGTTTCGTTTTTATCGTAGGTCACCCCAGCAACAACCACGGCTTCGAGATTGTCTTCGGGAACGACCCAGGTTCCTGGTCTATCGGAAAAGCTTGAGCGCACATGCACTGGTACCGCATATTTCATGGCAATTTCAACTGATCTAATTTGCAGAACTTTCGCACCCAGCGACGCCAGTTCCAGCATTTCTTCGTAGCTAATTTGTTCGATTTTCTGGGCGTTTTTGCAGATATTGGGGTCGGTGGTGTAAACGCCATCGACGTCTGTATAAATCTCACAACATTCAGCCCCGGTGGCTGCGGCAATGGCTACGGCCGTGGTATCGGAGCCTCCACGGCCAAGGGTGGTGATGTTGCCATCCTTGTCCATGCCCTGAAAACCGGGAATTACAGCGACCCTGCCCTGCTCTAAGGTCTCGTTGAGCTTGGCACTTTCGATGGTGCGAATGCGCGCTTTGGTAAAGGCATTGTCGGTTAAAATACGAACTTGATGACCGAGAAGCGATCGTGCGGGCACACCCATGTTGTTCAGCACGATCGAAAGCAAGGCTGCTGTGACCTGCTCGCCGGTGGATACCAGCGCATCGACTTCGCGTGCTTCAGGGCTCACTGCGAGCTGCTGACTCATCGCAAGCAAACGATTGGTTTCGCCTGACATGGCGCTAACCACCACAGCGACGTCTTTGCCCGAGGCGCGAGTCTTCGCCACACGCTCGGCTACTTTTTGAATGCGCTCGAGAGTGCCGACGCTCGTGCCGCCGTATTTTTGAACCACCAAGGCCATAGCGGCGCATACTAGATTGCTTCTGCCTGGAGTCAATGCAAAGATGAGACGATTCCTTCCGTCTTTGCTACGCGTCTGGCCTCAGAAACAACTTTGCTTAAAATATGAGACAGGGTCTGGGCTTGATTTTTATCTATTTGTATTTATTTGTAAATTTTACTTACACTGCCTTGGTTCGTGCCAAGGTTTGCGTGATGTTAGCTGCTTCGTTACACGTAGAGTGTTTGTCCCAAGTCTATCGTTCCATGGCCAGGGTAACTTCTGCTCACGCTATTCGCTCAGTTTGCCATCCAGAGCCTGTAGGCCGTGCTACCAGGGCCTCGACCGTCTTCGCATCGAAATGGACCAAGTGGGATGTCCACGTAACCACTTGCCGGATGTGAGAATTGTTTTGGATCCATGCTCGGACGATAATTTCGTATGAGCTTTTGGGGAATATATTCACTTGAAAAATTTCCAACGACACGTATGAATTGAAAGCCCATTTCAATTGCACACTGTGCAAGATAATACAAAACTCTACAAATCAATCCGCTTTCCATCGCATCGAATGCGTAAAATCTTTGAATGTCAATCGTCAGGTAGGAACTGTTGTCGAGCAATCCCAAGATCAATTCGTCGACAGCAATGAGACCGAGTGTCGATGGATCGTCTATGATTGATTGCCCCAAATTATCAAGTTCATCTTTTAGATTTTTGCACATGTTCGAATCGGGATCGCCGTTGGGATCATCGGGCGGTGGCCCAAACTGGCTTGGGGAAAGTTCTTGAAGCACTTTGGCCCATTGTCGCCAACTTTCTGCAGCCGCAGCCCAGCTTTCTTCGTCGTACTCGCGCTCAAGGTCTTCAGGAGGCGTCAGCACTTCGCCGTTTGCACCGAGCACGATGCCATATGTTTTGTAGCCTTGCTCCGCTTCGTAGAGCTGAGCTTCGAGTTGCTGTGCTGAGATACTGTGTTGTTCTATCGCGGCGTATGCTTTGCCAACTAGATCGGCAATGGCACGACCACCCTGAGCAGGGATGCTTTCATCGCCTCGAATGATAAGATCGAAGGTGCCAAGCACCGCCCCGATTGCCGCCGTGATCATGGCGGCCGTAGCCACGATGCCGTAAGTGGCCACAAGGTAGGCTACCGCACCCGTGATAACAAGAAGCAGTTCGTCCTCGCTCTGCTGGAGTTCCGTGTCGTCATGTGATTCAACGGCGCAGTTGACACTACCTAGGAACAGCGATGAGGCCAGTGCCAAACAAATTAGTCGTTGGTATCGGAAGCTTTTTGGTCGTGATGTGTAGGTTTCCATGCGCGGCCTCTCTCTTAAAACACTCTACCGACTCTGGCATGCAATTGGCGCGCCAACACGAATGACGTTTAGGTTAAAAAGGAGTGATCCCAAAATAACCCGCCGATTTAGCTGGTTCTCCAGAAACACTAGAGAAACTCTCAGCTTACGATCACGCACTCTGTCCTACCCAGTTTGATGGTAATCTTATCCCCAGCCTGGGACCTTTGCAGGCCGCTTATAAGGCTTGCCGCTGTGACGTTATCGCCGATACGATGATGGCTCGATTGAATTTCATTTGATCTTTTTGGCGCCCGAAATCGCAAAGTCAAACTCCTAATCTGCCAAGTACCGCCCTTCGGTATTGAGCGTTTTTTTAGGCAGGTCATAGGCAATGGTTTTTGCCTTGTTCCTATCGCTACCCGTCACCGCGCAGCCCAAAACAGTGCTCAAACATAGCGCGCCCACGCTCATCCATCGAAACGGCCAATTTTTGCAATCCATGTTCTCGCTCCTTGCCGAATCGGCCCGAGCAAACAGGAGTTGCGTATCAAGGAGAACTATTGCATGTCCTGCAATATCCCATTTCGTCATCGATCTTAGATATCGGAGGGAAAGTATGCAAATCAGATGCGATTGCGGAATATTTAGAGCTGAGCTAGCGGCTTTTCCGCGCAACCCGCCAGGACGCTTGGTGTGCTACTGCGATGATTGCCAAAGCTATCTTGAAAAACTTGGGCGGCAGGATTTGCTTGATCCTTACGACGGCACGGAAATCGTGCCGGTCTACCCTTCTGAATTTAACATTGTGTCAGGACAGCAAGCCTTGCGATGCAATCGTCTCAGTGAGCAGGGTCTTAACCGTTGGTCAACGACCTGTTGCAACTCACCCATCGCAAACACGCGTGCGCGATTCCCTTGGGTCGGGCTTATCCATTCAACCTTTACGGTAGATGATCCAACGTACTTAGAAAAAACATTCGGCGCGGTTCGTAGTCGCATTTACGGCCGCTACGCCAAAGAAGGTCATCCATTCCCTATCGCAGAGAAAATGGGCCTCAAGGACATGCTTGCTGTTCTACCCTTTCTATTAAAGGGATTTATGTTGAAAAAACATCGGCACTCACAGTTTTTCAAAGACGATGGCACCTCCCCCATCGCTGAGCCCAGCATCTTATCGTAGTTGGCTTAGTGCTAAACCGAGGGAATAGCGAAGCGTGTCGGTGTCGCTTTTGGCTCCAATGGCGCTCTTCAGTGCATGTAGTTTTTCTAAATCGCTTTGAGAGAAGCGAAAGCTTTTGAGTACGGATGGCATTTTGCCGCGATGCCCTACTCTTGTGATCCATTGCATGTAGTCTTCGGCAGCGACGCCACGAAAGCTAGGCGCTGTCTTCCCTGCCCGAATGGCTTTGCAAACCGCTTCAAGGTCCTTTGCAAGAGTGAGCGTGCCGTAAAAGATACCAGGCTTTTTCATTACAAGCGCAGGCAAGAGTTCCAAGATACGCATTTCGTATTGGCCAGCCCACAAAGCATCGTCCAGTTTGATTTTGCCTCGGTAAGTTCCTATGTGGAGCATGGTTGTGTCCAACAAACCAAGGTCGATCAATTTACCCACAACGCGCACAAAACGTCGATCACGATATATCGTATCGAGTTCTACTGCTTTTTTCGTTGCTCTGCACTGAAGCGTATGCCGTGTCATTTCACAAACCCTTCCAAATCGACATTGTATTTCTTCGCCAGCTCAACAAACATATCGCTTGCACCACGAGCGAGATAAGCCGCAATCAGTTGGTGATTTTTCTGAGGAGCTTTAATGGCTTTGGCTAACAACACGTAATCGGCCAGAGCGATTTGTCCTTGGATATGAGTTCCTTGGTAGACCGTTTGGTATTGTGTTTCTTTTGGCATCCACCCTTCATGACCCACCGGGTCCAATACTTTACCATGTTGCTTAAGTAGTTTCTCAAACTGCATCTGAACAGCATGCTCATAGTCGGCGTATACATCGACGTCATTGGTTGCAATGAGCGGCAAATCAATCTTGCTTTCAAGAAGCGCAGTTTGACCGAATACGCGAATCTTACAGGGACGATAGAGCGGTAGCCCGTCCCGTCGAAAGCTCTGATTCTCTCTTTCGACCCAATCGTTCAACGCTGCAAAGACCTCGACAAGCATAATGTTAGTATAGCGCTTTTATATGTACATACAAATTATAAATAAGCAAAACCATTCGCTTCTTCGCTTTCTCCATGGGTTTAGGATCGGCATAGTCAACTCATTGATATAAATGACGTTTTCAGGCAAAGCGCAGCGACTGCACTCAGCAAACACCCGCGCCTTGTCTAAAAAGCTAAGTCATATCATAGGTTTGTGTCTATCGATCCCGGACCCAATACCTGTAATCGGACGTTATCGCGAAGCAATCTCAGTCGATGGGTGGTCCGATGCAATCCGTTGGGCATTTGGTAGCTGAGCTGCAGTAACGTTTGCCTGGATTGCAGAAATCCACACAACATGTGGGTTGTGCAGACGGGCAATCGCAGCTGATCGGGCCGCCGTCAACTTGTTGAAAACCGCCATCCAAGGGGCAAATCGGCGTGATTTGATCGCAGACGTTACCCGAGTCACCTTGCTCGTAACAACCGCTACAGGTTGAATCGCCGCAACACACCTGCGTGCTGCTGCAAGTGGTGCCAAAACAATCGGTGCCTCCGTCACTGGACACATCCTCAACGCTACTGTCATTCGCATCGCTAACCGAAGCGTCGCCGTTATTGCCACTATCGTCGCAGCCCACGCTCAGCGATAGCATCAAAGCAAACAGCCAAATAGGGGTCAGGTCGTGAAATGACTACTAACGGCATGCTACGACGCAGAGAACGGTCTGGTATAATGGTTGGGTTTCAGGTCCTCTTACTTTGAAAGAAATTTCAGGGTGTTCTCCGTTCGTCCAAGCGGATTCGAAGCGTGTCTATCCATCGGTGTCTTTGTCCACCATGTAGCAAAAACACGACCTGACCCCTATTTTGACTTTGCTAGAGTTGTGCGTCACCGGGGTGTCAACCCTTCCATTTCGGAAAATACCGTTCTTTTATGCCGTCCATAAGTTCTTGTTGTTGCCGCTGACCAATAGGGCTTAGTTCTAAAGTTATGCCTTCAAGGAAATCGGGATATCCGAATCGAAGATTTCGAAATTGGATTCGTTCCCACCACTGGGTTATACGTTCAAAATACTCAAGGCAAGAGCTTTGGTGAGCAAAATGCTCGAGTTCCGCAACGCTGGCTAATCGTATGCCTTTCAATCCTGTGCCTTGAAGCCAATTGAAATGTTTTGCGATTTGTTCGAAGCCAAGGAAAGAAACAAATTCGTCCAGTGTTATAACAACACCTACCCATTCCTGCACGGCCTCAAGCTCAGGTATTTCCGGGAAAAGTTGTTTGCGCCAGGCGTTGTTGGGGGCCATTTGGCGCTTGGATGTTTCTTCGAGACACAACGAGCAATTCAAAAAAGTTGTAAAGTCGCTCATTTCAATGTCTGCTCCAACACCTATTCTTGATTTACACTCGATAACTATGCCTTTTTGGCCCTGTATCCACACAAAATCTGGAGCCGCGGGTCTTGGCTGCTTTTCCAGCAAAAAATCGTCGACGCGGTAGATGGCCTCGTTTTCTGAGTTGCAAGCGTTTGATAGACTTTCCCAGATCACCTGTTCGAAACAACGTCCGCGCACGCCGCCCAGAGTCTTCTTAGATTGCTGGCAAAATTCTCCGTGGTTTGCAAGGAAAGCTTCAAACCTTTGAATTAGTCGAACTGATGCAATCCACTGCAGCAGCTTTGGCGCAACCAGAAGGTACGCGTGGTCGTCTTCTTGCTTGCGTTTCAGAATCGGTTTGTCGAACAATTGATGTCCAATATTCTTGGCGAGAAGATCTGCGACATATTTGCCTATTTCTTTTTGTGACGTTTGTTGCTCAGGCAGCTCGACAGTTAGGCGATCCCAGACTGCTACCATCGATTTCCTTAGCTCATTGTTGTTGCTCTGGTTGAGTGGCAA belongs to Myxococcales bacterium and includes:
- a CDS encoding aspartate kinase; this translates as MALVVQKYGGTSVGTLERIQKVAERVAKTRASGKDVAVVVSAMSGETNRLLAMSQQLAVSPEAREVDALVSTGEQVTAALLSIVLNNMGVPARSLLGHQVRILTDNAFTKARIRTIESAKLNETLEQGRVAVIPGFQGMDKDGNITTLGRGGSDTTAVAIAAATGAECCEIYTDVDGVYTTDPNICKNAQKIEQISYEEMLELASLGAKVLQIRSVEIAMKYAVPVHVRSSFSDRPGTWVVPEDNLEAVVVAGVTYDKNETKLTIRAVPDHPGIVASVFEPLSEANISVDMIIQNVSAQGSTDLTFTCTKSDVKRAKEIAESVSRAVGGGEIVVDEAVVKVSIVGAGMRSHAGVAAKTFRILADESINIIAISTSEIKVSVLIHSKYAELAVHALHQGFGLGKNSTQPPA
- a CDS encoding helix-hairpin-helix domain-containing protein: MASQGCLDPNAASAEQLALLPGLGPKRAQAIYTFRAQHGSFASIRELDEVSGIGKKTLERLEPYLCINPAEFAKTR